The Dethiosulfovibrio russensis genome includes the window GGTCACGAAGGACTGTATCTGCTGGGCTCTGCTTCCCAGATCCTTGACCTTCTCCATCGAACTTCTCGATTCGTCCGCGACCTTTATGACCGCCCTGACCGCCTTTCTAACCGACTCCAGGCCGTCCTCGCCGGAGTGACGGGCCTCTCCGACCTGTTCGGCCACATCGCTGCTCTTTCTGGCCGCGGCCTGAGATCCGGCGGCGACCTCTTGGACACTGGCGTTTATCTCCTCCGCTCCTGCGGCGAGACCTCCCACCATATCGCCGGTATGATCCACATTGGAATAGACCTCCTCGACTGTGGAATTCGCCTCTTCGGCGGTGGCGGAAAAAGTCTGGGCATGACCGGATAAGTCGCAGGACATACCTTTTATGTCCTGCATGGAGGACTCCACAGCGTCGAACAAACCGTTGAGAGCCACCAAGATGGACGAGATCTCGTCACGACCGACGACCTTGCCTCTGTGACTGAGGTCCTTCTCCTCTCCGACCTTCTTGATATTCCTGACCATGGAGCCGATCGGCCTGGATATGGAAAGGACGACCAACGACGCCAGTGCCAGAGAGAACAAGGCCGTAAAGACTATGACCATCACCACGGTCCTCTTGGAAGAGGAAGTCTCATCCAGGATGTTCTCGAAAACTCTATCCATGCTGTCCGAGGCCATCACGACGAGCTCCTTTACCTCCTTGTCGAGTCTGACGGTCAGGTTTACTCCCGAAGAGGCTATCGCCATGACTGATTCTCTGGACTCTCCCCTGTCGATCACGTCTATCAGCGAATCCAACATGATCACCCACTCTTCCGAGGCCTCTACCGCCTCCTCGTATTCCTTCCTTGCACCATCCGACATGGGGATCTCTCCCAGTTGACCAAGAGCGTCGGTCATGGCGGCCTTGCCCTCCGATATTCCCTCTCCGAAGCCCTTACGCTTGCCCCCGTCGGTGGCGTTCAATGCCCTGTATAGATTGACGATGGCCTGGTTCATGCCGTCGGAGACCCTGTAGGCAGTCACAGCCCCCATGGCGCCTACCTTGTGGAGCCTCTCCGTCAAGGAGCAAGTGTTCTCCACCACCCCCACAAGATAGACCGAGGTCAAGACGGAAAACAGCAGCATTACCCCGACCAAGGCGAAAAGTCGTGCCCTTATCGAAACGTGTCTGAGTAGATTCACACCAACTCACTCCTCTCAAACGAAACTGCGATATATAAATAAGCTTCCCCAGGTTCAATTTACAGCAAGGACGTCAAAGAAACGCACAATCCGAGGAAAAAAACGTAAAATTTTTTTGACGCAGGATGGATTTATATGGCATAGTCGAGGAAATCTCGTTCATATCGGACAAGGAGAAAACCATGATATTCATACGACTATTCGGTTCCCCCTCGATAACCAGGGACGGAACCCCTCTGACCTTCCCCTTCAAAAAGGTGGAGGCTCTGGCATATCTGCTGACATCGCCGGGACGTCACGATCGCCGCAGACTGGCCCACTTGCTGTGGCCCGACAAAGACGAGGAACGTTCGCTGAAGAACCTCCGAAACGCCCTCTACAGGCTCCGAGTCACCCTGCCGAAAAATGCCGTGCTATCCAAGGAGGGACGAGTCTTTCTTTCTCCGGACGGGGTGAAAACCGAGCTGGAGTTCATGGAGAACCTCTCATCCCTCCCTGAGAGGGACCTAAGACGTATGGGACAGCCTTTCCTGGACGGATTTTCACTGGACGACGGAGAGGAATTCAACCGTTGGACGCAGGAACGAAGGGATACGCTCAGGAAGAGGTACTTGGACGAGGTCATATCGGAAGCGCAAAAAGCGGGAGAGAAAGGAGACGACGCAAGAGCCACGTCGTTGCTACAGAACGCCTTGAGTGCCGCTCCATGGGACGAGGAAATCGCCAGGGAACTCATGAAATCGCTGAAAAGAAAGGGAAACCTCCCCAAGGTGGTCGCCACCTATACGGAGTTTTCCAAAACCCTGAGGGACGAGATGGGGCTGGATCCCTCTCCCGCCACGGTAGACCTTTACAGATCGATATTCAGGACAATGGACGTGCCCTCGGAAGAGACCGACGAAAGATATCATATAGAGCTGCCCCGTTCGGACAGGGACCTGTTGGAGACTCTCTCCGTCTTCGGAACGGCCACCTCTCTCGAGGATCTAGAGGCCTGCTCAAACCAAAACGGCAAGAACCTGGAGGAGAGCGCCCTCAGACTGGAGGAGAAGGGCCTTATATCCCTCAGCCGTTCATCTAAGAGCGCTCTGGCTTTACGGATAAACTCCAGTCAGCTCGAGCGATCACTCTACGAAAGCATAAGCCCGTTCAAGAGAGCCCTGATTCACAGGAAGATACTGAAGCTGAAGACCCCCTGTAGCATATGGACCTTTTCGCCTCCAGAGGATTGCAGAAACCTGAT containing:
- a CDS encoding methyl-accepting chemotaxis protein, with the protein product MNLLRHVSIRARLFALVGVMLLFSVLTSVYLVGVVENTCSLTERLHKVGAMGAVTAYRVSDGMNQAIVNLYRALNATDGGKRKGFGEGISEGKAAMTDALGQLGEIPMSDGARKEYEEAVEASEEWVIMLDSLIDVIDRGESRESVMAIASSGVNLTVRLDKEVKELVVMASDSMDRVFENILDETSSSKRTVVMVIVFTALFSLALASLVVLSISRPIGSMVRNIKKVGEEKDLSHRGKVVGRDEISSILVALNGLFDAVESSMQDIKGMSCDLSGHAQTFSATAEEANSTVEEVYSNVDHTGDMVGGLAAGAEEINASVQEVAAGSQAAARKSSDVAEQVGEARHSGEDGLESVRKAVRAVIKVADESRSSMEKVKDLGSRAQQIQSFVTDIGSIADQTNLLALNAAIEAARAGEHGRGFAVVAEEVRKLAEESNNSAAKISDLAKEIAGDLQAVITLVEANEGQATSARQDAEGAEVFIGNILQSLANIEAAAQDMAAVSEEQAASSQEISSAVQDMAEKTNDVSESTGGIREQMKDVSSVAEQVAIGSESLAEMAEKLQREVDRFKISETSSLAIREK
- a CDS encoding AfsR/SARP family transcriptional regulator, translated to MDLYGIVEEISFISDKEKTMIFIRLFGSPSITRDGTPLTFPFKKVEALAYLLTSPGRHDRRRLAHLLWPDKDEERSLKNLRNALYRLRVTLPKNAVLSKEGRVFLSPDGVKTELEFMENLSSLPERDLRRMGQPFLDGFSLDDGEEFNRWTQERRDTLRKRYLDEVISEAQKAGEKGDDARATSLLQNALSAAPWDEEIARELMKSLKRKGNLPKVVATYTEFSKTLRDEMGLDPSPATVDLYRSIFRTMDVPSEETDERYHIELPRSDRDLLETLSVFGTATSLEDLEACSNQNGKNLEESALRLEEKGLISLSRSSKSALALRINSSQLERSLYESISPFKRALIHRKILKLKTPCSIWTFSPPEDCRNLIRHSDNGGSLEDRISTRIRYLRLLSIGLCQGYPPIADPILIKLEEDGVSHSDIDDLTISIRDLLGRLETGYGGDRIPQQRRMFTCLSGFHSVWKGLIDQGKAELELALEKSVEAEDHETASEALCGLCLMAIRLSDRRAIGDYSEMLLQKGKDNPLTRALCYRLQGENANGKDPQKAIDLTERAMAEIENLRASGFGYTAMEAMVWGGMSAMAMETGEFGESERCLRKGLSRLIGGGIRHGRWIFHSALAYIAWKKSDVKSMSDEAAKAKESVDEVIYGDLGILYNGIQALAAAAGGQSREEVNCHIGRARFSASWLNGENRTVQFLKEVEKKLKS